A single window of Periophthalmus magnuspinnatus isolate fPerMag1 chromosome 9, fPerMag1.2.pri, whole genome shotgun sequence DNA harbors:
- the cdca2 gene encoding cell division cycle-associated protein 2 isoform X2 yields MSTIEMNSTAPEEEQQGCSAVLTDISTPISFAETTAADFGISVQSFIPTSLPSPNRKEKSRLAQLKARRRSNIGVRGSPETNSLIRFIAQQRMKTPPAQPTPELVRQSPFLPRVASTLRQKMACFQSLMGVEESKDSSTGGCITTRDDLCDDKNLEAGKENHPPYMALPPNKKRRLGLYQGCEDEITEDSHPPLHLSLKQLEEEDTSVKHKPLQFGKSEAESAQVLIISPLFTEGEQPVSPHTQLWPPVENQQEVVFELERIHQPRPDDPSAVSAVLPVSHFPSPSISSLLEMKPSDSLSSPTLRKKKQVRFGEALPPELFDKTLPPSTPLQKGGTPARVPTPGGALKLRSLLKTPQKVDSPSTQSQPELGSPSVFASPTLSASPTLSLPRSRRRATSEEDREEMSGKIPFPMDEIENEATIAEECLDAQPLKFDTAFNEDSLSHSETECETKAVESVSPMDSLPHEPLQEEEEPQTDSVAPAYGTTSSNNSSSRRRGGKATHDMTEAAAHSGGRKRKLPEESEPVKRSSRSAAKTASGKMKASTATRRWNKKVDRSLYGSREYASKNPSLSPITERLSLGLSFSAEDPGANMASSQEPHPDLSCNGKSVSGDPASAAVPQTGDTTALNTSTTPQVSLSLPVADKKNAAQWTRRRSGSKGVGRALKGRKVSVNDDQAEARVHDRSEENFVKQQEMDEAKETETVVKSTADPGTEISATNLLDAPTAMNEESESPTILEAATSFSAGEEFKHALGEVEPRQENEPDDKMNHEVERGREDRALSQRETTRSRSDEHEEEETAASALSLPPWQDDFNFEDVFKPVPTRGQRSVRRSLRNQTNADHSSSGGLAWLPRISPESIKESRRKTRGRRLSAALSTLALEVTQP; encoded by the exons ATGTCAACAATCGAGATGAACTCCACTGCCCCTGAGGAGGAACAGCAGGGCTGCTCAGCTGTTTTAACAGATATTTCTACTCCCATAAGCTTTGCCGAGACCACTGCAGCTGACTTTGGTATTTCTGTACAAAGCTTTATTCCAACATCACTACCCTCTCCAAACCGCAAAG AAAAGTCACGTCTAGCTCAATTAAAAGCAAGACGAAGGTCTAATATCGGTGTTCGCGGCTCACCTGAAACCAATTCTCTCATTCGATTCATAGCACAGCAAAGAATGAAGACGCCACCGGCTCAACCCACTCCAGAG CTTGTCAGACAGAGCCCATTCCTGCCACGGGTAGCCTCCACGCTGAGGCAGAAGATGGCGTGCTTCCAGAGCCTGATGGGAGTGGAGGAGAGCAAGGACAGCAGCACAGGGGGATGCATCACCACAAGAGATGATCTGTGTG ATGACAAAAACCTTGAAGCTGGTAAAGAAAACCACCCTCCCTACATGGCACTCCCACCCAACAAGAAGAGGCGCCTGGGCCTCTATCAAGGCTGTGAGGATGAGATTACAGAGGACAGCCACCCTCCCCTGCACTTGAGCCTCAAACAGCTGGAG GAAGAAGACACATCTGTGAAACACAAACCACTCCAGTTCGGTAAATCAGAGGCGGAATCTGCTCAAGTGCTGATCATTTCACCTCTGTTCACTGAAGGAGAGCAGCCAgtgtctccacacacacagctctggcCCCCCGTGGAGAACCAACAG GAGGTTGTTTTTGAACTCGAGAGAATTCACCAGCCCAGACCTGATGACCCCTCAGCAGTGTCTGCAGTGCTGCCTGTCTCCCACTTCCCCagcccctccatctcctctctgctGGAGATGAAGCCCTCAG ACTCCCTCAGCAGCCCCACATTAAGGAAAAAGAAGCAGGTGCGTTTTGGAGAGGCGCTGCCACCGGAGCTGTTCGATAAGACCCTTCCCCCCAGCACCCCTCTGCAAAAGGGGGGCACTCCTGCTCGTGTGCCGACACCTGGGGGTGCCCTGAAGCTGCGCTCTCTGCTCAAGACTCCTCAAAAAGTCGACTCTCCCTCCACACAGTCCCAGCCCGAGCTCGGCAGCCCTTCTGTGTTCGCCTCTCCTACTCTGTCCGCCTCTCCTACTCTGTCCCTGCCCCGCAGCCGCAGAAGAGCCACttcagaggaggacagggaggagatgAGCGGAAAG ATTCCTTTCCCCATGGATGAGATTGAAAATGAAGCCACCATTGCTGAAG AGTGTTTAGATGCCCAACCACTGAAATTTGACACTGCTTTTAATGAGGATTCTCTGTCTCATAGTGAAACAG aatGTGAAACTAAAGCAGTCGAAAGCGTCTCTCCGATGGACAGCCTGCCTCATGAGCCcttacaggaggaggaggagcctcaAACAGACAGTGTAGCTCCGGCCTATGGCACCAccagcagcaacaacagcagcagtagaagaagagggggaaag GCGACACATGACATGACAGAGGCTGCTGCTCACTCCGGTGGTCGTAAGAGAAAG CTGCCAGAGGAGAGTGAACCAGTGAAGAGGTCGTCACGCTCCGCTGCCAAGACGGCCTCTGGGAAGATGAAG gCGAGCACAGCAACACGCCGATGGAACAAGAAAGTGGACCGCAGTCTGTACGGCTCTCGAGAGTATGCTTCCAAAAACCCCTCCCTCAGCCCCATCACGGAGCGCCTGTCTTTAGGGCTGTCCTTCAGTGCAGAGGATCCTGGAGCCAACATGG CCTCAAGCCAGGAGCCTCACCCCGACCTCAGCTGTAATGGAAAATCAGTCAGCGGTGACCCAGCGTCAGCCGCGGTGCCACAGACAGGTGACACGACAGCCCTAAACACTTCTACAACTCCCCAAGTCTCGCTCTCGCTTCCTGTGGCCGACAAAAAGAATGCCGCGCAATGGACCAGGAGGCGGTCAGGGTCAAAGGGCGTAGGGAGAGCACTGAAGGGAAGAAAGGTTAGTGTTAATGATGACCAAGCAGAAGCGAGGGTGCATGACAGGAGCGAGGAGAACTTTGTGAAACAACAGGAGATGGATGAAGCAAAAGAAACTGAAACTGTAGTTAAAAGTACTGCAGACCCAGGAACTGAAATTAGTGCTACAAACTTGTTAGACGCTCCTACAGCTATGAATGAGGAGTCAGAATCTCCCACCATTTTGGAAGCAGCCACAAGCTTTTCTGCAGGTGAAGAATTCAAACATGCATTAGGAGAAGTTGAGCCACGTCAGGAAAATGAACCAGACGACAAAATGAACCATGAAGTTGAGAGAGGACGGGAAGACCGAGCACTAAGCCAGCGAGAAACTACCCGGTCAAGGTCTGATGagcatgaagaggaggagaccgCAGCATCAGCACTAAGCCTCCCTCCCTGGCAGGACGACTTCAACTTCGAGGACGTGTTCAAGCCGGTCCCCACCAGAGGGCAGCGCTCTGTTCGACGCAGCCTGAGGAACCAGACCAATGCAGATCACAGCAGTAGTGGAGGACTGGCATGGCTTCCCCGCATCTCCCCAGAATCCATCAAGGAGTCCCGAAGGAAGACGAGGGGGCGGCgactcagtgctgctctgtccaCACTAGCCCTTGAAGTGACCCAGccataa
- the cdca2 gene encoding cell division cycle-associated protein 2 isoform X1: MSTIEMNSTAPEEEQQGCSAVLTDISTPISFAETTAADFGISVQSFIPTSLPSPNRKEKSRLAQLKARRRSNIGVRGSPETNSLIRFIAQQRMKTPPAQPTPELVRQSPFLPRVASTLRQKMACFQSLMGVEESKDSSTGGCITTRDDLCDDKNLEAGKENHPPYMALPPNKKRRLGLYQGCEDEITEDSHPPLHLSLKQLEEEDTSVKHKPLQFGKSEAESAQVLIISPLFTEGEQPVSPHTQLWPPVENQQEVVFELERIHQPRPDDPSAVSAVLPVSHFPSPSISSLLEMKPSADSLSSPTLRKKKQVRFGEALPPELFDKTLPPSTPLQKGGTPARVPTPGGALKLRSLLKTPQKVDSPSTQSQPELGSPSVFASPTLSASPTLSLPRSRRRATSEEDREEMSGKIPFPMDEIENEATIAEECLDAQPLKFDTAFNEDSLSHSETECETKAVESVSPMDSLPHEPLQEEEEPQTDSVAPAYGTTSSNNSSSRRRGGKATHDMTEAAAHSGGRKRKLPEESEPVKRSSRSAAKTASGKMKASTATRRWNKKVDRSLYGSREYASKNPSLSPITERLSLGLSFSAEDPGANMASSQEPHPDLSCNGKSVSGDPASAAVPQTGDTTALNTSTTPQVSLSLPVADKKNAAQWTRRRSGSKGVGRALKGRKVSVNDDQAEARVHDRSEENFVKQQEMDEAKETETVVKSTADPGTEISATNLLDAPTAMNEESESPTILEAATSFSAGEEFKHALGEVEPRQENEPDDKMNHEVERGREDRALSQRETTRSRSDEHEEEETAASALSLPPWQDDFNFEDVFKPVPTRGQRSVRRSLRNQTNADHSSSGGLAWLPRISPESIKESRRKTRGRRLSAALSTLALEVTQP, encoded by the exons ATGTCAACAATCGAGATGAACTCCACTGCCCCTGAGGAGGAACAGCAGGGCTGCTCAGCTGTTTTAACAGATATTTCTACTCCCATAAGCTTTGCCGAGACCACTGCAGCTGACTTTGGTATTTCTGTACAAAGCTTTATTCCAACATCACTACCCTCTCCAAACCGCAAAG AAAAGTCACGTCTAGCTCAATTAAAAGCAAGACGAAGGTCTAATATCGGTGTTCGCGGCTCACCTGAAACCAATTCTCTCATTCGATTCATAGCACAGCAAAGAATGAAGACGCCACCGGCTCAACCCACTCCAGAG CTTGTCAGACAGAGCCCATTCCTGCCACGGGTAGCCTCCACGCTGAGGCAGAAGATGGCGTGCTTCCAGAGCCTGATGGGAGTGGAGGAGAGCAAGGACAGCAGCACAGGGGGATGCATCACCACAAGAGATGATCTGTGTG ATGACAAAAACCTTGAAGCTGGTAAAGAAAACCACCCTCCCTACATGGCACTCCCACCCAACAAGAAGAGGCGCCTGGGCCTCTATCAAGGCTGTGAGGATGAGATTACAGAGGACAGCCACCCTCCCCTGCACTTGAGCCTCAAACAGCTGGAG GAAGAAGACACATCTGTGAAACACAAACCACTCCAGTTCGGTAAATCAGAGGCGGAATCTGCTCAAGTGCTGATCATTTCACCTCTGTTCACTGAAGGAGAGCAGCCAgtgtctccacacacacagctctggcCCCCCGTGGAGAACCAACAG GAGGTTGTTTTTGAACTCGAGAGAATTCACCAGCCCAGACCTGATGACCCCTCAGCAGTGTCTGCAGTGCTGCCTGTCTCCCACTTCCCCagcccctccatctcctctctgctGGAGATGAAGCCCTCAG CAGACTCCCTCAGCAGCCCCACATTAAGGAAAAAGAAGCAGGTGCGTTTTGGAGAGGCGCTGCCACCGGAGCTGTTCGATAAGACCCTTCCCCCCAGCACCCCTCTGCAAAAGGGGGGCACTCCTGCTCGTGTGCCGACACCTGGGGGTGCCCTGAAGCTGCGCTCTCTGCTCAAGACTCCTCAAAAAGTCGACTCTCCCTCCACACAGTCCCAGCCCGAGCTCGGCAGCCCTTCTGTGTTCGCCTCTCCTACTCTGTCCGCCTCTCCTACTCTGTCCCTGCCCCGCAGCCGCAGAAGAGCCACttcagaggaggacagggaggagatgAGCGGAAAG ATTCCTTTCCCCATGGATGAGATTGAAAATGAAGCCACCATTGCTGAAG AGTGTTTAGATGCCCAACCACTGAAATTTGACACTGCTTTTAATGAGGATTCTCTGTCTCATAGTGAAACAG aatGTGAAACTAAAGCAGTCGAAAGCGTCTCTCCGATGGACAGCCTGCCTCATGAGCCcttacaggaggaggaggagcctcaAACAGACAGTGTAGCTCCGGCCTATGGCACCAccagcagcaacaacagcagcagtagaagaagagggggaaag GCGACACATGACATGACAGAGGCTGCTGCTCACTCCGGTGGTCGTAAGAGAAAG CTGCCAGAGGAGAGTGAACCAGTGAAGAGGTCGTCACGCTCCGCTGCCAAGACGGCCTCTGGGAAGATGAAG gCGAGCACAGCAACACGCCGATGGAACAAGAAAGTGGACCGCAGTCTGTACGGCTCTCGAGAGTATGCTTCCAAAAACCCCTCCCTCAGCCCCATCACGGAGCGCCTGTCTTTAGGGCTGTCCTTCAGTGCAGAGGATCCTGGAGCCAACATGG CCTCAAGCCAGGAGCCTCACCCCGACCTCAGCTGTAATGGAAAATCAGTCAGCGGTGACCCAGCGTCAGCCGCGGTGCCACAGACAGGTGACACGACAGCCCTAAACACTTCTACAACTCCCCAAGTCTCGCTCTCGCTTCCTGTGGCCGACAAAAAGAATGCCGCGCAATGGACCAGGAGGCGGTCAGGGTCAAAGGGCGTAGGGAGAGCACTGAAGGGAAGAAAGGTTAGTGTTAATGATGACCAAGCAGAAGCGAGGGTGCATGACAGGAGCGAGGAGAACTTTGTGAAACAACAGGAGATGGATGAAGCAAAAGAAACTGAAACTGTAGTTAAAAGTACTGCAGACCCAGGAACTGAAATTAGTGCTACAAACTTGTTAGACGCTCCTACAGCTATGAATGAGGAGTCAGAATCTCCCACCATTTTGGAAGCAGCCACAAGCTTTTCTGCAGGTGAAGAATTCAAACATGCATTAGGAGAAGTTGAGCCACGTCAGGAAAATGAACCAGACGACAAAATGAACCATGAAGTTGAGAGAGGACGGGAAGACCGAGCACTAAGCCAGCGAGAAACTACCCGGTCAAGGTCTGATGagcatgaagaggaggagaccgCAGCATCAGCACTAAGCCTCCCTCCCTGGCAGGACGACTTCAACTTCGAGGACGTGTTCAAGCCGGTCCCCACCAGAGGGCAGCGCTCTGTTCGACGCAGCCTGAGGAACCAGACCAATGCAGATCACAGCAGTAGTGGAGGACTGGCATGGCTTCCCCGCATCTCCCCAGAATCCATCAAGGAGTCCCGAAGGAAGACGAGGGGGCGGCgactcagtgctgctctgtccaCACTAGCCCTTGAAGTGACCCAGccataa